One window of the Trifolium pratense cultivar HEN17-A07 linkage group LG2, ARS_RC_1.1, whole genome shotgun sequence genome contains the following:
- the LOC123903824 gene encoding uncharacterized protein LOC123903824 isoform X2 translates to MDHHGIFCTKDMSHKNVLEVPISAEELKIRSELAIKIERDLENEIKEGLCNLACRLHRIFQQRKLREAKEAACKVDNKIRELSEVIIRIRIEGGTKIEIKEVKKEANEKGGNFGQKKCLKEVKKIDWEKSLRKGSSPVCVKGSYVKSKQKDRMMMRGKNGSEDKKLIQLVWKV, encoded by the exons ATGGATCATCATGGAATATTTTGCACCAAAG ATATGTCACATAAAAATGTTCTTGAGGTTCCTATTTCAGCAGAGGAATTGAAGATACGAAGTGAGCTTGCAATAAAGATTGAAAGGGATTtagaaaatgagattaaggaaGGTTTATGCAATCTTGCTTGTCGATTGCACCGAATTTTTCAGCAGAGGAAGTTGAGGGAAGCAAAAGAAGCAGCATGTAAGGTAGATAACAAAATTAGAGAACTTTCTGAAGTgattataagaataagaattgAAGGGGGGACTAAAATTGAGATTAAGGAAGTTAAGAAAGAAGCAAATGAAAAAGGTGGTAATTTTGGACAGAAAAAATGTTTGAAAGAAGTGAAGAAAATTGATTGGGagaaaagtttgagaaaagGTTCAAGTCCTGTTTGTGTAAAAGGATCATATGTTAAATCAAAGCAGAAGGATAGAATGATGATGAGGGGAAAGAATGGAAGTGAGGATAAGAAGCTAATTCAATTGGTGTGGAAGGTTTAA
- the LOC123903824 gene encoding uncharacterized protein LOC123903824 isoform X1, producing the protein MDHHGIFCTKVDMSHKNVLEVPISAEELKIRSELAIKIERDLENEIKEGLCNLACRLHRIFQQRKLREAKEAACKVDNKIRELSEVIIRIRIEGGTKIEIKEVKKEANEKGGNFGQKKCLKEVKKIDWEKSLRKGSSPVCVKGSYVKSKQKDRMMMRGKNGSEDKKLIQLVWKV; encoded by the exons ATGGATCATCATGGAATATTTTGCACCAAAG TAGATATGTCACATAAAAATGTTCTTGAGGTTCCTATTTCAGCAGAGGAATTGAAGATACGAAGTGAGCTTGCAATAAAGATTGAAAGGGATTtagaaaatgagattaaggaaGGTTTATGCAATCTTGCTTGTCGATTGCACCGAATTTTTCAGCAGAGGAAGTTGAGGGAAGCAAAAGAAGCAGCATGTAAGGTAGATAACAAAATTAGAGAACTTTCTGAAGTgattataagaataagaattgAAGGGGGGACTAAAATTGAGATTAAGGAAGTTAAGAAAGAAGCAAATGAAAAAGGTGGTAATTTTGGACAGAAAAAATGTTTGAAAGAAGTGAAGAAAATTGATTGGGagaaaagtttgagaaaagGTTCAAGTCCTGTTTGTGTAAAAGGATCATATGTTAAATCAAAGCAGAAGGATAGAATGATGATGAGGGGAAAGAATGGAAGTGAGGATAAGAAGCTAATTCAATTGGTGTGGAAGGTTTAA